A region of the Culex quinquefasciatus strain JHB chromosome 1, VPISU_Cqui_1.0_pri_paternal, whole genome shotgun sequence genome:
GTCTTctgtttagaaatattttttttactcgaAGCTGAGTCTATTTGTGTAGATGATACATATTTTTCACAAGATATCTttacctttttaaaattttctttgtttCTTGCTTATCAAAAATCTTTGATGTCTTTCTTCCTTATATTTTAATACTTTacatttagattaaaaaattaataagctCCGACTTATGCTCAAACAACAACACCCCTAAAACGTCTACAACCACAAACCCGCTCCGTGTTGTACAACATAAAATCGAGCGcataaatatgttttctacccaCTCTTGTTGCCTCTCTTGGTTGTTTTCGACGATTCCGTCTGGCGACGGCCGTCGATCGAAGATTTTGCCCTCCTCCTTTCTTCTTTCCTGCACActtccttcctcacctcaccAGAGTCGAGCGGTCTCTTGAATCGGGGTTTGGATGTGTGAAAAgagagtaggggaacagcatctaattccagcgtgcctctaatgttggcaggtcagaactttgacattcaattaaagctaattaaaagcgttttcaactgaaatggagtgataaatagctcaataagaagtgagcaagccagtttctatcaaaagttttgcaaaattagttgtttaaatagtgaaaatcagcaaattggatggagttaggagcgagtgcttaacctgccaaacatacgagaatttcccctaggtaTCGTTTCACTTTTCAACGCCTCTTCTTCTCCTCATGTATGCTTCTGCTGCTGGTTTCCCACATGTGCGTGTGCCCGTTTAAAAGTATGCATTCGAAGAAATGCATTCGTGCGAGGGCGTTTGCGATGCACGGCAGTGATTCACGTGCACGACATACTTTAGGAACGGTTAGTGGTGAGGGGCTTGTTTTGGATCTTATTTGGTTTTTAAccaaattatgcaaatttttgaaaaaaaaaatgtgaagtttATAATAATTGTAAAAAGCAAtcgaaaaagttaattttccagtaaaataattgttattaaatttactcaatacttttcaatacatttttgcaaatttaaattcGACTTTATTATGACACTTACTTTGTTTATtgcattacagtccagactcgattatccgtagtttgtatgggatttcagataatcaaatcacaaacatttttttaattttattgtttttaaaatcaaattcattttagtcaaatttaaatagctgattgcctattaaattttaaactgctttttttttttgataattcatcaccgccattttggcagccatcctggaattaaaaattcaaaacttttttaggatagtttagaggtttgatttgattttaggATCTCCTCTAAGCTCGATATTCAAAAAtagtcaacgaaaaaaaaattgtgtggtTCGATTATTcgaggtgatttttttccaaggaCTTCGTCTAATCTGAACTGTATTattgtacactcaacccccgcgtggttggtcactttttcgtttgtcacttttttagtttgtaccccgttggttggtcaaagtcaaactgaatagtgatgaactgtcactttttacaaggCGCTCGCGCACACTATCTTAAGAAACGTTAggtagtgtgtgtgtgaactccgtttaaaaggggtgtcaagcTAAAAGgcgaccccgttcgtttgacaacagttggtgtcaaaccatcggggtgtCGGGGTAGTAATTTTTTGCAAGAAATATGAAATTCATAGAGATTCAGCcttcttttcataaaattttgagatttgatgatttgctaatataaacaaaaatgttttgtttttaaaagaattttggaattttcagagATATGATGATATCAaaagggttaattttttacgaAGATGATGAAGTTCATCGAGATTCAACGTAAATtttcataagatttaatgatttaaagatttaatgaTTTATTGATTTGAAGATTGTTATGAGTAATACCAAAACACAGTCGACGTGATGTTAGTGCTTTTCTGTCCAATCTCGATTTTTTACGTTCCaagaaaaaacgcgttttaatgtttgatcttgaataaaactagttttgactAGAGCACActgcaatgtaaacaatgacaaacacgtttttttttaattgaatatctcaggattttgGGGATCTTTGAAGGTTGAAAGGTGAGGCATAAATGGCGTCCTGAACATTATTTGGCATAAAATCGACGGTGGTCTAAGAGACTCAttaaagaggtcaatttttcAAGGCATTTTATAGCATGTTCTTAGTGAAGTGAGGGAGGCAAAAAGGCTAATGTTTATATCTAATGAATTCAACAAACTTACAAATATTATATGTCTTAGATTGAAAATAGGTACTTTTCCTCAtggatttaaattttcaaccgtAACAAAACGCCGGAAATGATAATTTTCCTTTTTAGGTTAAAAATATCCTCAACGCGCTTTCGAAGAGACTTTTCATACGTGTTGCAATCATAATTgagttatttttagaatttcgccTTTTTTCATCTTGCTTTCCCTCTATTTTCCCCAACGCAGTTACGGTCCAGCTGGATGCGGCGCTCAGCCGGAGCAGTAACCCTGAAGCGGTGCCCAACGGGGCCAGCGGGCTGGTTTGCGAGTCGTACGCGTGCAAGGATGGCGACTGCACGGTCGGCGTGGAGACCTGTGATTCGGACGGCGAGCCGGACAAACCGGTCGGCTGTTTCGTCGTGTGGAGCACCAACAATGTGACGAGTGCGtaatatttgaatgttttttgatgtttacattTAAGAATGAATTCCTTTCGACAGACGAGGTCAAAGTGACGATGAAGGGTTGCTTCACCAACCCGAGCGAGTGCAACAACACCGAGTGCATCGACACGACGCTCGGCACCAAGAACCTCAACTACTGCTGCTGTCGGGCCAACATGTGCAACCGGGAGCACAAGTGGATCCCGGAGGCGACCAAGCCGCCCGAGCAGATCACCAACAACGTGCCGCACGAGGCGACCTTTAACTTTGTGTGGCTCACGATGTCCGTTTCGTTGGCCATACTGGTCGTGTTCGGGGCGTACATGTTCTTCCGTCACCGGAAGCCGTCCATGTTTAATGAGATTCCTACGGTGGGTTTTGTGTGTTGAGGTTAGGTTACATTTGTTACATGTTTGAATTGCGCAGATTGAACCGGAGATAACGAGTTCCTCGCCGAATCTTGCCCAGCGACCGATTCAGCTGATCGACCTCAAGGCCCGCGGTCGGTTCGGAGTGGTATGGAAGGGCCAACTTCACGCCCAGGAGGTGGCCGTTAAGATCTTCCCCATGCAGGAGAAGCAGTCCTGGATTACGGAGCAGGaaattttcaaagtaatttGCTGAATTTACACAACTAAAAATTGAGCTAACCACAATCTTTTTCCTCAACCAGCTACCTCGTATGAACCACCCCAACATTCTGCAGTTCATCGACTGCGAGAAGCGCGTCGAGCTGAACAATACGGACTTTTGGCTGATCACGGCGTACTGTAACCATGGGTCGCTATGCGATTACCTCAAGTCGCACACCGTTACGTGGCAGGAGTTGTGCCGGATCGCGGAGAGCATGTCTCGCGGGTTGATGCACCTGCACGAGGAGATCCAGAGCAGCAAGACGGAAGGGCTGAAGCCGTCGATCGCCCACCGGGACTTTAAGAGCAAGAACGTGCTGCTGAAGGACGACTTGACGGCGTGCATCGCCGATTTCGGACTGGCGCTGATATTTACACCGGGTAAGAAGTTAGAATAAACTTTTGGAACCAGTCCCTACATTTGCATACTTCACCCCTCAGGAAAACCCTGCGGCGACACCCACGGCCAGGTTGGCACGCGCCGCTACATGGCGCCGGAAATCCTGGAGGGGGCGATCAACTTCACGCGCGACGCGTTCCTCCGCATCGACGTGTACGCGTGCGGACTCGTGCTCTGGGAGCTGGTGTCCCGCTGTACGGTGCACGGTGGGCCGGTCGAGGAGTACCGGTTGCCGTTTGAGGCCGAGCTGGGGTCGCACCCGACGCTGGAGGAAATGCAGGAGAACGTGGTCACGAAGAAGCTGCGACCGCGCATCTACGACCACTGGCGGAATCATAATGTGAGTTTGTCTTGAAACATGGATTTCTCTGCTCTTGCTCACACATATCCGAACAAATGAGCGCAATGCAAAGTCAATCAAACAGTCATTTGAATCTCTCCACCTCTTTTAATCACGCAGAGCTCGTTCGTTTGAATTTTACCGAGTTTTCAATCACTTGGCCCATGACTGCGTTCAAATGATCCCTTTTAAAGCAGTGATTTGTATCTAAGAGAACTttccctctctctctttctcattTGCACTCTTTTGATGAGatggaactgtcaaactttaGACAAAACAACCATCCAAAATATCTGtagtaaattttcaatagggcgagACCTTGGATGTAAACAAGCGCCTATCCCTCTTGCTTAACGGAAACTGTCACTAGAGCATGTGGGATAGACAGTTTGTTTGCATCcaaggtttcgcccttttgaaaagtttctacgaaagtacttcaaaatccaataattgtttttgccttcctcacgttactgaggaaaggctataaaatcactcgaaaaatgaacttctcaattagacctcctagacccaccttcatgtatacctatcgactcagaatcaaattctgagctaatgtctgtgtgtgtggtgggatgttgatcaaaacattgtcactcgattatctcgacattggttgaaccgattttgtccgttttggcgtcattcgatccgtcttggggtcccataagttgctggcagtttagttaagtacttcaaaagttatgctaaaaaaacgattttaacaaaagtccggaagattgtaaaaagggtggtttttgtaagaaaacccttcatgctatacatttccagacctttccaacgcgtccaagacattgaagatctgacaaatctatcaaaagttataagcacttaggtgttatttatacgctttttggaggccggatctcagatatgttgaagaaaacgttgtccggatctctcatgcgacctatcgttggataggtattcaaaagagctttccaacgcgtccacaacattgaagatctgacaaccctattaaaagttataagcacttaagtgttatttacgcactttttgcattttggatagcaccctttaaatgtgaggaaggcggggtggattaagtaacgatttttgttgaaatttcactaaattcaaaaagcctgttttttttaatcgcaACAAGCGACAAAACCCGCAAAGTCCATGAATCTCTTGCAGAGATTAAAAACATCTTCTCATGTTTTTAAATGGcaaaattgtgtatttttttaagtgttgttAAGAAACAATCGTTCTTTAATCttttctaatgttttttttttcaaataacaagaataaacaataaaataaaatcgaatAAAATATGAAGACGTCATCTTCATTTTCAACTTGATAGAAAAAGGTACAAAAAGCAGGCCAGTTTTCTGGAATatctcaaaaaaaagttttttgtttttttttatatggatgaaactttgtctaaATAGGCCATTATGCATAATTGTTTTCTCCATAAAAGTCTACATAAAAAATTGGGGACTGTCCATAGAATAGTGATTTCGAATATTCCAAAATCTGTTTCTTGAGACGGGAAAAATACAAGGGAAtggtggaaagagaggaatcacaaatccgtataaataatttcaagatttttcaggtgtaaaccgaaaacgcgatcaaaaaataaagtggaagaataaggcttttaactgcttatttaaatgtcggtgtacaggacgccgcactgtttaagcattttctgacgtccattcaattttgcagtccaaacccagtcattgaattggaaaaataatatattttttaaattttcttttgttgatttgtgtgcacctatgtcgaagaccaagattgtttactttttgctctttggtctgacagtcttggtctgacagatttggcctgtcagctttatcatggattttggtctggtctaggcgagggatacgacacagcaccttcctggaaaaaatatgtataaatatTTGATTGGTTTCGATTAGAGCAGACCTATTCAGATGGTAGTCTCGATCCACCCCCGATGACGGTACTATAAAAATTCAAAGTCGTTTAAATaatgtacactcaacccccggtggttggtcactttttcgtttgacacttttttagtttgtaccccgttggttggtcaaagtcaaactaaaaagtgacgaactgtcactttttacacggcgctcacgcacactatcaaaacaaacgtttggtagtatgtgtgaactccgtgtaaaaggggtgtcaaactaaaaagtgaccccgttcgtttgacaacagttggtgtcaaaccaacggggtttgagtgtaatacCTACTAAACTTCCAACCCACTTCCAATTCCAGGGCCTGAACGCGCTGTGCGACACGATGGAGGAGTGCTGGGACCACGACGCCGAGGCCCGGCTCTCGTCGTCCTGCGTGATGGAGCGGGTGTCCCAGCACGGCCGCTACCAGGCCCACACGCCGCTGCTCATCGAGACGAACACGACGAACGACCTGCCGCCCAAGGTGGCGGTGGAAAGCGTTTAGAGGATGGCGTCAAAGAAACAAAAGAAGTATAGTTTACgtgtctgagtctgttctaattATGAGAGAGAGATTTTAAATTGGTCCTCTTGGATAAGATTTTTTATAAGATTAAAAATAGTGCGGAAAAGTATATCAAAAAAGGAAGAACGATAGCTCGTAGTGGACAAATTTGACGATATTGAGTGACGAAAACGTGCAGTGGATAAACCTTTATTTCATGTTAaagtataaaacaataaaaacaaagcaAGAAAGCAATATCACAGGAAACTAATGAATGCATTTGAAAAGAGAACAAATCTCTAAGATTGTCGGCATGGAACGTTAAAAATTCCAATTTGATTGGGGAGGCCTTTCCGCAGAGTGCGAAATCAACAAAGAGAAAGAAGTTTAGTGAACTGCTACAAAgtggaaacaaacaaaaacaaatcaataaacATTGTTGTTGTATAACAAAAAACGGAAATCGTCTCAGTGATCTTTATTCTCGGGCCGGAAAACCGGGGAagagtttttaaatacttttacatTTACTGTGAACATTTAATCATCTATATCCAGAAGAgaagataaacaaaaaatataaagaagtACATAACGCATACGGAAGTTATAATTAGGGTTGCGCATTTCGTATGACTAAGGCAGTTTCGAGGAATGCACTCTGTGGCGCACCGCAACAGAGCTTGTGGCAGCATATTAATTGCATAAATAAGATatatttttgtaagaattttCCTCCAATATAGTACTTGTATGCCATGATTAGATCAATAAAGATTATTCTAATAGCGTTTAGTACACCTCACTTGACTGAGTTTCTGTTTTACTTCTACTTTGAATGACAGATAGGCCTAATGAGCGATCatttttgaatgatgctggataatctggagtgttccttgaaatttactaaaaacaagtacaccaacgagtagagcaactttttgtgatcaTTTCTGTTTAGTTTCATTTTTACTTaaagttattctaaaaaaacccaaatgtattctaatcagtcgagaatgcattgggtcacggccattttcctattttcagcttagctCTTTTTTcgtccagcgctcttttgggtctgcttagtgctgccaaaattgatgacattttaagcgaacactcacgaaataTAGCAtctatagagaaaatttcctgccatcgctggctcactccaacaggcgctgctggtggtgttggtggccaccctttgttctttatttgccttcgcttctcgctcgatTTTCAACAGCCTTCGATTTGAATGGGTCGTCacaattcaaacgtcaaaagacttggtgggtttgttttttatggcgcttgctaattatttacatgtttcgggattatttttcaagtgagtgataaactaatgttcaaaagaacatgttgccggtagttggaagcaatttcatatcttaagcgttatgaaaacgttagcgcaagtgaaaagatatcgatggcgactttcgttaagcagttaagctctcatcttgcgtttCGATGTGTgcgccaccaaaatgatgagaaatggtctcgcaaaatagaaattatgatcaaaagtgcatgaAATTTGATCtgtttggccagtaaatggcataaatttgcgtgcttacttgagacGGTGCAGTTGCTGCTAAGTTTATagtctaaatagtatttttggaactttaatcgagcatcaaactctccatatgacgaagattgGTGTTTGATTAGCaagggtttatttcccctatgaTACAACCTAATAAAATCACGTCACTTTTCGAAGTCTTCAATATTGGCtctatattttgatttaaaaaaatataaaaactaacgATTTTAAATAGACGTCCTCCAACTTGAAAGTTgacaattattttgataatcGGTTTTAGCATAATTGAAACAGTTTAATAAGAATATGGAAGCAGAAAAAAGCAGaatttttcactaaaccagcagTTTTTCttagggactatccataaaccacgtggacacttttttgaaatctcagacccccccccccccttcatcccccctcgtggacaatttcctcacaaaacaaatcttttttgtatggagcgtggacaatcgcctaaCACCCGCGTccccgtggtttatggatggtttcTTTTCCTTACTGGTTTGGTAAATTTAGACCAGCCTCCAAAAGAACGAAATAATTTGCGATAACAGGTACTGTAAACCGGGGCGAGCCAGAGTCGGTGGGGTCGGGTCTTTTTGAGGACCAGGTGTTGAGGTTGGAGTTCAAGTCGCCATTTTCTGAGAAGCTGAAGTCAGAGTCTGAGTCGTCGTAGTAAcaggtttttttccaaaaaataaaaaaataaaacgtttttttaacTATACAGAAAAACTTGGTAGACAAaaccaaatattatttaaatgattaagaggcagtatttgtaaatattgctcggtttgttctagaggtcgtatcgaggtgttccgatttggatgaaactttcagcgtttgtttgtctatacatgagatgaactcatgccaaatatgagccctctacgacaaagggaagtggggtaaaacgggcattgaagtttgaggtccaaaaaaacataaaaaatcttaaaattgctcgcatttcagtaaaactccatcatttccaactctcttagatgcattcgaaaggtctattgaagcacttcaaaatgaaccatatacatccaggattggttcaactttttctcatagcttttgccaattactgttaaaaatggatt
Encoded here:
- the LOC6051621 gene encoding activin receptor type-2B gives rise to the protein MRTILFIAASLAIFTVQLDAALSRSSNPEAVPNGASGLVCESYACKDGDCTVGVETCDSDGEPDKPVGCFVVWSTNNVTNEVKVTMKGCFTNPSECNNTECIDTTLGTKNLNYCCCRANMCNREHKWIPEATKPPEQITNNVPHEATFNFVWLTMSVSLAILVVFGAYMFFRHRKPSMFNEIPTIEPEITSSSPNLAQRPIQLIDLKARGRFGVVWKGQLHAQEVAVKIFPMQEKQSWITEQEIFKLPRMNHPNILQFIDCEKRVELNNTDFWLITAYCNHGSLCDYLKSHTVTWQELCRIAESMSRGLMHLHEEIQSSKTEGLKPSIAHRDFKSKNVLLKDDLTACIADFGLALIFTPGKPCGDTHGQVGTRRYMAPEILEGAINFTRDAFLRIDVYACGLVLWELVSRCTVHGGPVEEYRLPFEAELGSHPTLEEMQENVVTKKLRPRIYDHWRNHNGLNALCDTMEECWDHDAEARLSSSCVMERVSQHGRYQAHTPLLIETNTTNDLPPKVAVESV